In the genome of Pelodiscus sinensis isolate JC-2024 chromosome 15, ASM4963464v1, whole genome shotgun sequence, one region contains:
- the LOC106733070 gene encoding uncharacterized protein LOC106733070, which yields MAWAPLLLALLTYCSGAGVLVLSLFVPLLSGVRSQPVVTQEPSMSVTPGGTITLSCSLSTGAISSSNYPAWFQQKPGSAPRTLIHGTSTRPSGIPARFSGAISSNDAVLTITGVQAEDEADYYCVVYTGSSGSVFHKRNGGSSCRYFYLRKPSSSGSTMARAPLLLALLTYCSGVRSQPVVTQEPSMSVTPGGSVTLSCSLSTGAITSSIYPGWFQQKPGSAPRQLIHGTSTRPSGIPARFSGAISGNKAALTITGVQAEDEADYYCAVWTGSACHSDPAK from the exons atggcctgggcccccctgctcCTCGCCCTGCTCACTTACTGCTCAG GAGCCGGAGTCCTTGTGCTGAGTTTGTTTGTTCCGTTGCTTTCAGGGGTCAGGTCACAGCCTGTGGTGACTCAGGAGCCCTCCATGTCAGTAACCCCAGGAGGGACCATcacactgtcctgcagcctgAGCACTGGAGCCATCAGCAGCAGCAACTATCCAGCCTGGTTCCAGCAGAAACCTGGCTCAGCTCCTCGGACGCTTATACATGGGACAAGTACTAGACCCTCCGGGATCCCTGCCCGGTTCTCTGGGGCCATTTCAAGTAACGACGCTGTCCTGACCATCACCGGTGTGCAGGCAGAGGACGAGGCTGACTATTACTGTGTTGTGTATACAGGTAGCAGTGGTAGTGTGTTCCACA AGAGAAATGGAGGGTCCAGCTGCAGATACTTTTATCTCAGGAAGCCGAGCTCGTCTGGATCCACCATGGCCCGGGCCCCCCTGCTCCTCGCCCTGCTCACTTACTGCTCAG GGGTCAGGTCACAGCCTGTGGTGACTCAGGAGCCCTCCATGTCGGTGACCCCAGGAGGGTCTGTCACGCTGTCCTGCAGCCTGAGCACTGGAGCCATCACCAGCAGCATCTATCCTGGCTGGTTCCAGCAGAAACCTGGATCAGCTCCTCGGCAGCTTATACATGGGACAAGTACTAGACCCTCCGGGATCCCTGCCCGGTTCTCTGGGGCCATATCCGGTAACAAGGCTGCCCTGACCATCACCGGTGTGCAGGCAGAGGACGAGGCTGACTATTATTGTGCTGTATGGACTGGCAGTGCTTGTCACAGTGATCCAGCCAAATGA